Proteins co-encoded in one Brevinematia bacterium genomic window:
- a CDS encoding TIGR02556 family CRISPR-associated protein: MTEIIYELTKYLPEDEGNEEIQTDDIKADNVISIKFSNKYQYQGIEAEEFESQEKLLFKKIASNIYLTPTIVATGKDARKVVKHIVNSLKKLSNFSNTAFGILRVVKKDETRKVVEDELNLKLKEYSQSGSKKILVSLKVDGRYLAEIPDVKDAVALYFKEGARFGYRDGVCSLCGERKKVSGNNSPYTFYTIDKPGYIASGLDPRNAWKNFPVCFDCRLKLDKAKKFIETHLKFTFARSVKYTLIPAFYTEDVNFGKTVLSVFKEGTKNINLNQKTHEKLNDGERIIKYVAEKYNQDDSFSLNFLFVDKVNSKQDIKLLLRDVYPSRIKLVFDYRAWVNGFVDKIFSLTSHPKNRPEEYYITMENLIDFFTNRYNGSLIDFPFESEFYQIVHKIFVGIPYDEDVLFRIFMLSLLKLFRSGEDKLFYKETLVSYFLYIFIDLCCNGGVVMDIDFSNINTLDDFLNNFKGLSGDPVLKGIFLVGVITQRVIEYQLSNGKNPLLTDLVITKEQLQQIFVKVREKLMQYGILGKKEKLILSEASKYMSLSSDWDLSVNKISYYFSLGLGMKGIVYDFLFFKEKKKKEVGYGHS, encoded by the coding sequence ATGACAGAAATCATTTACGAACTCACAAAATACCTTCCTGAAGACGAAGGAAATGAAGAAATTCAGACTGATGACATTAAAGCTGACAATGTCATCAGTATCAAGTTTTCAAACAAATATCAATACCAAGGAATTGAGGCTGAAGAATTTGAAAGTCAGGAAAAACTTCTGTTTAAAAAAATTGCCTCAAACATCTACCTAACTCCTACTATAGTGGCAACTGGCAAAGATGCTAGGAAGGTCGTTAAGCATATCGTGAATTCTCTTAAAAAACTCTCCAACTTCTCTAACACAGCTTTTGGAATTTTGAGAGTAGTTAAGAAAGACGAAACAAGAAAGGTTGTAGAGGATGAACTAAATCTTAAGTTAAAAGAATACTCACAAAGCGGAAGCAAGAAAATTTTGGTGAGCTTAAAGGTTGATGGTAGGTATCTTGCGGAGATACCTGATGTTAAAGATGCGGTAGCTTTATACTTCAAGGAAGGGGCTAGGTTTGGGTATAGGGATGGGGTTTGCAGTTTGTGTGGTGAGAGAAAAAAGGTTTCGGGCAATAACTCGCCCTACACCTTCTACACGATAGACAAGCCTGGGTATATAGCAAGCGGGCTTGACCCAAGGAATGCTTGGAAAAACTTCCCCGTGTGCTTTGATTGTAGATTAAAACTGGACAAAGCTAAAAAATTCATTGAAACTCATCTCAAATTCACCTTCGCCCGCTCGGTAAAATACACACTCATCCCCGCATTCTACACTGAAGATGTTAACTTCGGAAAAACAGTTCTGTCAGTTTTCAAAGAAGGAACAAAGAACATAAACCTAAACCAAAAAACACACGAAAAACTTAACGATGGGGAGAGGATTATTAAGTATGTGGCTGAAAAGTATAATCAGGATGATTCGTTTTCTCTAAATTTTCTTTTTGTAGATAAGGTGAATTCAAAGCAGGATATAAAGCTGTTGCTTCGTGATGTGTATCCATCAAGAATCAAACTAGTTTTTGACTACAGAGCATGGGTTAATGGGTTTGTGGATAAAATATTCTCCCTCACCTCTCACCCTAAAAACAGACCTGAAGAATACTACATAACAATGGAAAACCTGATAGACTTCTTCACAAATAGGTATAATGGATCGTTAATTGACTTTCCGTTTGAAAGTGAGTTTTATCAAATTGTTCATAAAATCTTCGTTGGAATTCCGTATGATGAGGATGTTCTGTTTAGAATATTTATGCTTTCTTTACTGAAACTGTTTAGAAGCGGAGAAGACAAACTATTCTACAAAGAAACTTTAGTTTCATACTTTCTATATATTTTTATAGACTTATGTTGTAATGGAGGAGTTGTTATGGATATTGATTTTTCCAACATAAACACGCTTGATGATTTTCTTAACAATTTTAAGGGGTTAAGTGGTGATCCTGTCCTCAAGGGCATATTCTTGGTAGGTGTCATAACCCAGAGGGTTATTGAATACCAGTTATCAAACGGGAAAAACCCCTTACTCACAGACCTTGTAATAACAAAAGAACAACTACAACAGATTTTTGTAAAGGTAAGGGAGAAGCTTATGCAGTATGGGATTCTAGGTAAGAAGGAAAAATTAATTCTCAGTGAAGCTTCTAAATACATGTCCCTATCTTCCGATTGGGATCTGTCAGTTAATAAGATATCTTACTATTTTTCTCTC